From Paracoccus aminovorans, one genomic window encodes:
- the ybgC gene encoding tol-pal system-associated acyl-CoA thioesterase produces the protein MHRFPIRVYYEDTDLAGIVYYANYLKFIERGRSEWLRELGIDQRALKRQGIVFAVRRVEADYLSPARFEDLLEVQSRLYDLRPARIVLDQRVIRGETELFRARVTIACLADSGRPAAVPEDVAARLRAVGPGGN, from the coding sequence ATGCACAGATTTCCGATCCGCGTCTATTACGAGGATACCGACCTTGCCGGGATCGTCTATTACGCGAACTATCTCAAGTTCATCGAGCGGGGCCGTTCCGAATGGCTGCGGGAACTGGGGATCGATCAGCGCGCGCTGAAACGGCAGGGCATCGTCTTCGCCGTGCGCCGGGTCGAGGCGGACTATCTGTCCCCCGCGCGGTTCGAGGATTTGCTGGAGGTCCAGTCCCGTCTGTACGATCTGAGACCGGCGCGGATCGTGCTGGACCAGCGCGTGATCCGGGGCGAAACGGAACTGTTCCGGGCGCGGGTCACCATCGCCTGCCTGGCCGATTCCGGGCGGCCGGCCGCCGTTCCCGAGGACGTGGCGGCGCGGTTGCGGGCGGTCGGTCCCGGCGGCAACTGA
- a CDS encoding ExbD/TolR family protein has product MGAGVVKRGRKGRGRARSQPMAEINVTPFVDVMLVLLIIFMVAAPLLTVGVPLELPKTAAQAVPAEPEEPLAVSITPEGPILVMTSEVPEDELVTRLRAVAEERQSDKIYLRADGAIPYARVMQVMGALNAAGFNNIVLVTEAGGPRMDAGGNG; this is encoded by the coding sequence ATGGGCGCCGGGGTCGTCAAGCGCGGACGCAAGGGCCGGGGCCGCGCCCGCAGCCAGCCGATGGCGGAAATCAACGTCACGCCCTTCGTGGACGTGATGCTGGTGCTCTTGATCATCTTCATGGTCGCGGCGCCGCTTCTGACCGTGGGCGTGCCGCTGGAACTGCCCAAGACCGCCGCCCAGGCGGTGCCGGCCGAGCCCGAGGAGCCGCTCGCCGTCTCGATCACCCCCGAGGGGCCGATCCTGGTGATGACCTCGGAAGTCCCCGAGGACGAGCTGGTCACGCGCCTGCGCGCCGTGGCCGAGGAGCGCCAGAGCGACAAGATCTATCTGCGTGCCGACGGCGCCATTCCCTATGCGCGGGTGATGCAGGTCATGGGCGCCCTGAACGCCGCTGGGTTCAACAACATCGTGCTGGTCACCGAGGCCGG
- a CDS encoding 3-oxoacid CoA-transferase subunit B, with protein MAWDRNQMAARAAQELQDGWYVNLGIGIPTLVANYIPEGVHVTLQSENGMLGIGPFPFEGEEDPDLINAGKQTVTELPQTAYFDSSESFAMIRGGKIAMAILGAMEVAENGDLANWMIPGKLVKGMGGAMDLVAGVGRVVVVMDHSSKHGESKVLKACTLPLTGQKVVNRIITNLGVLDVVPGGLRIVELAEGVSEDAMRAATEATIVG; from the coding sequence ATGGCATGGGACCGCAACCAGATGGCGGCGCGGGCCGCGCAGGAGCTGCAGGACGGCTGGTACGTGAACCTCGGCATCGGCATCCCGACGCTGGTCGCGAACTACATCCCCGAGGGGGTGCATGTGACGCTGCAATCGGAAAACGGCATGCTGGGCATCGGGCCGTTTCCGTTCGAGGGCGAAGAGGACCCGGACCTGATCAACGCCGGCAAGCAGACGGTGACCGAGTTGCCGCAGACCGCCTATTTCGACAGTTCCGAAAGCTTCGCCATGATCCGGGGCGGCAAGATCGCGATGGCGATCCTGGGCGCGATGGAGGTGGCCGAGAACGGCGACCTGGCGAACTGGATGATCCCGGGCAAGCTGGTCAAGGGCATGGGCGGCGCGATGGACCTGGTGGCCGGGGTCGGTCGCGTGGTGGTGGTGATGGACCACAGCTCGAAGCACGGCGAGTCGAAGGTGCTGAAGGCCTGCACGCTGCCGCTGACCGGGCAGAAGGTGGTGAACCGGATCATCACCAACCTGGGCGTGCTGGACGTGGTTCCGGGCGGGCTGCGGATCGTCGAGCTGGCCGAAGGCGTCAGCGAGGATGCGATGCGCGCCGCGACCGAGGCGACCATCGTCGGGTGA
- a CDS encoding CoA transferase subunit A: MSKVYASAGSALEGVLRDGMLIAAGGFGLCGIPELLIEAILKAGTRDLTVASNNCGVDGFGLGKLLDSRQIRKMISSYVGENAEFMRQYLSGELELEFNPQGTLAERMRAGGAGIPGFYTKTGVGTVIAEGKDHKDFDGETYILERGIVADLAIVKGWKADESGNVIFRKTARNFNVPAAKCGRICVCEVEEIVPTGSLDPDAIHLPGIYVHRLIQGAHEKRIEQRTTRKKEA, from the coding sequence ATGAGTAAGGTCTACGCGAGCGCCGGGTCTGCGCTTGAGGGTGTTTTGCGGGACGGGATGCTGATCGCGGCCGGGGGTTTCGGGCTTTGCGGCATCCCGGAACTGCTGATCGAGGCGATCCTGAAGGCGGGGACCAGGGATCTGACCGTGGCCTCGAACAATTGCGGCGTCGACGGGTTCGGGCTGGGCAAGCTGCTGGATTCGCGGCAGATCCGCAAGATGATCTCCTCCTACGTCGGCGAGAACGCCGAGTTCATGCGCCAGTATCTCTCGGGCGAGCTGGAGCTGGAGTTCAATCCGCAGGGCACGCTCGCCGAGCGGATGCGCGCCGGCGGCGCCGGCATCCCGGGCTTCTACACGAAAACCGGCGTCGGCACGGTGATCGCCGAGGGCAAGGACCACAAGGACTTCGACGGCGAGACCTATATCCTGGAACGCGGCATCGTCGCGGATCTCGCCATCGTCAAGGGCTGGAAGGCGGACGAGTCGGGCAACGTGATCTTCCGCAAGACCGCGCGCAACTTCAACGTGCCGGCGGCAAAATGCGGCCGCATCTGCGTCTGCGAGGTCGAGGAGATCGTGCCGACCGGCTCGCTCGACCCCGATGCCATCCACCTGCCCGGGATCTATGTCCACCGCCTGATCCAGGGCGCGCATGAAAAGCGCATCGAGCAGCGCACGACCCGCAAGAAGGAGGCCTGA
- a CDS encoding DUF488 domain-containing protein — MSAISIRRAYDPPDPGEGRRVLVDRIWPRGISRETLGADLWLREIAPSDDLRHWFGHDPQKWDEFRRRYGKELDANPQPVRELRQLANAGPVVLLYGARDTRHNNAVALRDYLAQ, encoded by the coding sequence ATGTCCGCGATTTCCATCCGCCGCGCCTATGATCCGCCGGACCCCGGCGAGGGGCGCCGGGTGCTGGTCGACCGGATCTGGCCGCGCGGCATCAGCCGCGAGACGCTGGGCGCCGACCTGTGGCTGCGCGAGATCGCGCCTTCGGACGACTTGCGGCACTGGTTCGGCCACGATCCGCAGAAATGGGACGAGTTCCGCCGCCGCTACGGCAAGGAACTGGACGCCAATCCCCAGCCGGTGCGCGAGTTGCGGCAACTGGCCAACGCCGGCCCGGTGGTGCTGCTCTATGGCGCCCGCGACACCCGGCACAACAATGCCGTGGCGCTGCGCGACTACCTGGCTCAATAG
- the tolQ gene encoding protein TolQ — MEQLAGAGQPVDFSLIALFARASLTVQIVMVILILASFWAWAIIIRKFISFNAARREADRFDRAFWSGQPLEDLYDRIGDSPSGAAERVFSAGMTEWRRSHRDDGNLIAGATARIDRAMNVAINRENDRLTGGLPFLATVGSTAPFIGLFGTVWGIKTAFEEIAISQNTSLAVVAPGIAEALVATALGLLAAIPAVIFYNKLSADADRITGNYESFADEFSTILSRQLDDE, encoded by the coding sequence ATGGAACAACTCGCCGGAGCCGGGCAGCCGGTCGATTTCTCGCTGATCGCGCTGTTCGCGCGCGCCTCTCTGACGGTGCAGATCGTCATGGTGATCCTGATCCTGGCCTCGTTCTGGGCCTGGGCGATCATCATCCGCAAGTTCATCAGCTTCAACGCCGCCCGGCGCGAGGCCGACCGCTTCGACCGCGCCTTCTGGTCGGGCCAGCCGCTTGAGGATCTTTACGACCGCATCGGCGACAGCCCCTCGGGCGCGGCCGAGCGGGTCTTTTCGGCGGGCATGACCGAATGGCGCCGCAGCCACCGCGACGACGGCAACCTGATCGCCGGCGCCACCGCGCGCATCGACCGCGCCATGAACGTCGCCATCAACCGCGAGAACGACCGGTTGACCGGGGGGCTGCCCTTCCTGGCCACCGTCGGCTCGACCGCGCCCTTCATCGGCCTGTTCGGCACCGTCTGGGGTATCAAGACCGCCTTCGAGGAGATCGCGATCTCGCAGAACACCTCGCTGGCCGTGGTGGCGCCCGGGATCGCCGAGGCGCTGGTCGCGACCGCGCTGGGCCTGCTGGCGGCGATTCCTGCGGTGATCTTCTACAACAAGCTCAGCGCGGATGCCGACCGCATCACCGGGAATTACGAATCCTTCGCGGACGAGTTCTCGACCATCCTGTCGCGCCAGCTGGACGACGAATAG